The proteins below come from a single Salinibacterium sp. NK8237 genomic window:
- a CDS encoding acetylornithine transaminase, giving the protein MTWKDDYAHRMMNTFGVPKVEFVSGEGCTVFDSEGKRYLDFLAGIAVNSLGHNHPAIVGALSRQANLLHVSNFFATEPQLALAERLLRISGAGDEGRVFFANSGTEANEAAVKLARLTGRPRILSLMDSFHGRSMGALSITGKASLREPFEPLLPNVEHIESTIEALEAAIGPDVSALIVEPIKGEAGVHSLPAGYLEAARELTTQHGVLLIIDEIQTGAGRTGDWFGFQESGIVPDAITMAKGMGGGVPIGALVTFGKASSLMHPGQHGTTFGGNPLVCAVSEAVLGQIESDDLVANAAQRGAELRTALARIDSSLIIELRGRGLLIGIGLAEPVAQEIVATALEHGLIINAPNASTVRLAPPLIIGDAEIAEFIDTFSMVLNEVTNTAPTEAS; this is encoded by the coding sequence ATGACTTGGAAAGACGACTACGCCCACCGGATGATGAACACGTTCGGTGTACCGAAGGTGGAGTTCGTGAGTGGCGAAGGCTGCACAGTCTTCGATTCCGAGGGCAAGCGTTACCTCGACTTCTTGGCTGGCATTGCGGTCAATTCACTTGGCCACAACCACCCCGCGATTGTGGGCGCGCTCAGCCGTCAAGCCAATCTCCTGCACGTCTCGAACTTCTTCGCGACCGAACCACAGCTTGCGCTCGCGGAACGACTGCTGCGCATTTCGGGTGCCGGTGACGAGGGGCGCGTGTTCTTTGCGAACTCGGGCACAGAGGCAAACGAAGCTGCCGTCAAGCTCGCTCGCCTGACGGGGCGCCCGCGCATCCTGTCGTTGATGGATTCCTTCCATGGTCGGTCTATGGGGGCTCTCTCGATCACCGGCAAGGCATCGTTGCGCGAGCCATTTGAGCCGTTGCTTCCCAATGTCGAGCACATCGAGTCCACTATTGAGGCCCTCGAAGCTGCAATCGGACCGGATGTCTCGGCCCTCATCGTCGAGCCAATCAAGGGAGAGGCGGGGGTGCACTCGCTGCCCGCCGGCTACCTCGAAGCGGCTCGTGAACTGACGACTCAGCACGGCGTGCTACTCATTATCGACGAGATCCAGACCGGAGCCGGACGCACGGGAGACTGGTTTGGCTTCCAAGAGAGCGGAATCGTTCCCGACGCCATCACTATGGCCAAGGGAATGGGCGGGGGAGTGCCGATTGGTGCGCTCGTGACGTTCGGGAAGGCATCCTCGCTGATGCATCCCGGTCAACACGGCACTACTTTCGGTGGCAACCCACTCGTCTGTGCCGTTTCGGAAGCGGTCTTGGGCCAGATTGAGTCTGACGACCTCGTGGCAAATGCCGCTCAGCGCGGTGCCGAACTGCGCACCGCACTGGCCCGCATCGATTCCTCGTTGATCATTGAGCTTCGCGGTCGCGGACTCCTGATCGGCATCGGACTTGCCGAGCCAGTCGCGCAAGAGATCGTGGCCACTGCGCTCGAGCACGGGCTGATTATCAATGCGCCCAATGCGTCGACGGTTCGCCTCGCTCCGCCCCTCATCATTGGCGATGCCGAAATCGCCGAATTCATTGACACGTTCAGCATGGTGCTGAACGAAGTGACCAACACAGCACCTACGGAGGCATCATGA